The sequence TCCTGAGGCATAAAAATCCCAGTAGGATGAGCGTATCGAGAATTGGTACCATCCGAGACAATTGGTGGAACCGATTGTAGAAGAGAAGGGCAAGGGTCGAAACGAGAGAAGAAAGAACAGTTGCTTTGATGATCGAAAGAAGGTCGTGTAACGAGGCGTAAGACCATAACGATCGGTAAATCCCCGAAAACAGAAACACAATGCTCCTTGAGACAACAACGATAGTAGCGCAGACCCAAAAATCAGGGTAACTATCTAAAAATCGTATGTTTTCAAAACGCACAAGGTGTGCGAGAAAATACGACAAGAACATAAAGAGTATGTCTACAGGAAAAACCCAGTATCGTCTCGGGATCGATTTCATATCTGATAAATAAGGGTATTTGGAACAAAATTCCTTGTAAATACAGAATCTTTTCCGAAGAATAGAAAAGAGGAAAAACCTGTTTGAAATCACTTCTTTTCCGCCTAGCGGGAACATTTTCTGCGGAAATCGGCTCAGAACTTTATTTAAAATTGAAGGAGGAAACTCTTTCCCCCTCTCTTTTTTGCCTTGATTTTTCGGAAGTTGACGAAGTCACAGAAGTAGGTTGGGAATTTTTAAGAAAGATTGTAGGCCGGTGCAAAGAAACCGGGTCCAAAGTGGCAGGGTTCGGCTTATCGATTGCCGTTTCAGAAGAGAACTCTAAATTACTTTCTCTCCATTCCACAGAATCTGATTGTATCCAATTTTTAGAATCCCAAATCCTCAGTGAAACACCAGCAAATGAACTCACACCCAAAACTGAGGAGAAAACCGTCCATTGTCCAGAATGCCAATCTCTCCTTCGTTGGAAACTTGCGGGGGATTACCTTTGTCCCAATTGCCAAACTAAATTTTTCGTAAATAAAAAAGGATGGGTTTCCACTTACGAACGTTTGGTGTGATTTAAGTGTTTTGTTGGGACCGCTTCCCAAGGTTTTTCAGGCCAAGGGTGTTTCGGATATCTACCTTTTAATTCTTTTTTAACTTCATGGTACCCATGGTTCCAGAAACTTTCTAAATCTTTGGTAATTTGTACAGGACGACGTGCAGGAGAAAGTAAGTGGATCAAAATATTTACTTTCCCATTGGCAAGTTTCGGCAATGATTTTAAACCGAATAACTCTTGTAATTTGACATGAAGTTCTGGTTCGATTCCATCATAATTCAAATGGATACGAGAGCCGGAAGGAACTTGGATGGATACTGGCGCCTCAGAATCAATCAAATTCAATCTTTCATAACCAACATAGGCTTTGAATGCTTCCAAAAATGGGAGTTTGTCTAAGGACAATTTCCCTGAATCAAAATTGATAAAGGGGAAAAGCCATTCCTTTGCTGTTTGTTTTAGATGCATCGGATCCACATTGAGATCCAAAACTCCAAAGCTGACTAAAAACCGGACGCGGTGATAAAAATGTTTTAATTCAGAATCTTTTATCCAATCTTCTTCCCAGTTGGTCTTTGTGATGTATTCTTCCAAAGCTAAACTTAGAATGGTCTCGTTTGACTCTTTGGATTCTTTTGAATCCAAAATCAGACCACCGAGACTTCTTTCTTCTTTTACCAAAAGAAAGGATTCCCCTCTTTGGTTGGTTCGTTTTTCGGAAACAACTTTTGTTTGAATTTGTTCTTTAAAACAATCTTCAATTAAATTTAAGTCCAAAGGCAAATAGTTTGTAATGTATAGGTCTTGGCCGAAGGAGAATGTATCCAAAACTAAAATACATTCAGGAATTTGAATGGAGGATGTATTCAGAATTCCTAATTTCCCATTTGAAAGTTTAAACTCTTTTCCCCCTTGGGTTTTGGCTTTTGCAATCCGATCTGGGAATCCAGATGCCAAATAAAAAAGTCGATTTTTCCCTGAGAGAATGGTAGAAAAATCGGTTTTTTCCCTGTAAATACGCAAAATTTGATCAAAAATGATACGTAATTCAAAAGGGAATTGAGAGGGATGATTCTCCTCCGGAAAGGTTTTTGCATCAGTCCCTGTGTTTTCTTTCCCAACTAACGAAACAATATCGGCAATGATATTTTCTTTTTCTTTGGGTAGGATTGCCAAAATTTTTCCCAACCGAATGGGGAGTGGGTATCGTAGGCATTCTTTCCCTAAGTTTGTTAAGTTTGTATTTGTATCCAAACAACCAAGGAGCTTCAACCGGTTTGTACTTCGGGCCACCGATCCTTTGATTGGTGAGTCCAAAAAAGGCAATTGATGGATTTCTTCTCCCCAAGATTTAATTTCTAAAACCAAACGATCAATATCTCCTTCCAGAATTTCCGGTTTGGTTCTGTCTAAAAAAGAATTTTCCTCATCTTTGGACCAAAGACGGTACACTAAACCTTTTCCTTCTCTTGCAGCTCGCCCTGCACGTTGTTTGGCGCTACTCAAACTGATTCGATCTTTGACTAAGTGAGAAACTCCAGATTCAGAATCAAAAATAACGTGTTTGTGGTATCCTGTATCAAAAACAATCCTAACACCGGGGATGGTCACAGAAGACTCCGCGATATTTGTGGAAAGGATGATTTTCTTTTTCCCGGAAAGCGAGGGTAGGAAGATTTTTTCTTGGTCGGATAAATCCATATCCCCATATAACCCGTAAACCACTGTGTTGGATTTGATCACAGTTAAAGATTCCAGTTGGTTTCTTAAGATTTGTATTTCCTTTTTCCCTGACAAAAATACAAGGATATCACCTTCTGTTTGTTCTACGGCTTTGGGGATTAAATCCAATAATCTTTCATTTATTTTTTTTTGAGAATCACCCATATGGAAAATTTCTAAAGGATGAGGGTTGGCACTGACATGGATGGGTTTTGTTTGGATCCCGATCGATTCGAAATTTTGACCTTCGAGTGTTGCAGACATAACAAGTATTTTTAAATCGTTCCGAAAGACTTCTTGGGTTCTACGGGCCAATGCAAAACATAAATCAGAGTCCATTCGTCTTTCGTGAAATTCATCAAAAACAATCAGTCCATATTCTTTTAGTTCTGGATCTGCGAGTAAAATTTTGGTTAAGATCCCATCGGTTACAAATTCAATCTTTGTATTTTTTCCGACCTTTGTATCAAACCGAACTCGGTACCCAACAGTTTCTCCCAATGATTCGTTTAGACTTTGGCTAATCCTTTTGGCAGCATTTTTTGAAGCGATACGCCTCGGTTCTAAAATACAAATTTTTTTCCCAAAGGAAAGGCCTGCTTTTAGAAGTTCCGTCGGCAGGACTGTTGTTTTTCCTGTCCCAGGTGGGGCGTCCAAAATGGTAACTGGATTTTTTTGGATCGAATCAACAATAGATTGTAAGGCGGCGAGTACAGGAAATGGATCCAAAGGAGGTGACACTTGTATTCTTATAGAAGAAATTCCTAAAGAAAAAATCAAACAATTTGTATTTTATTTTGAGAAATCGCAAGAATCGGGTTTTCAATATTTCGCAAATCAGTTAGGATTTTCATGTGGATTCCAATCACAAACACTATGAAATCATAAAAAACTCCATCGAATATCTTTTGGAGCATTTTGAAGAGCAACCCAATTTGGATGTTTTAGCAGAAAGGGTATCCTTAAGTCCTTTCCATTTTCAAAAAGTTTTCCGCGCTTGGGCTGGTGTATCCCCAAAAGAATTTTTACAATTTGTTACGATCTCTCACGCCAAACAATTGCTAAAGGAATCAAACATTTTGGATACAACTTATTCTCTCGGACTCTCTAGCACAGGACGATTGCATGATTTATTTGTAAAATTAGAAGCAATGACTCCTGGCGAATTCAAACGAGGAGGGGAGGGGATGGTTTTGCAATACGAAGTATTTCCTTCCGCTTTTGGAGAGATTCTTTTGGTGTCTTCTGAACGAGGAATCCAATCTCTTCAATTCATTGAATCTTTGGACCAAGGCATCCAGGAAACAAAAAAAGAATTTCCCAATGCGATTTGGAAAGAGGGAGGATCAAACGAACACCAAAAATTAAAAGACTACTTTCAAAATTTTGTATTCCCTGAATCTCCCGTCCCTCTCTATTTATACGGAACAGAATTTCAATTTAAAGTGTGGAAATCTTTATTAAAAATACCAATGGGAAGCCTTTGTACGTATGGAGATATTGCCGAATCCATAGGGCAACCCTCTGCACAGAGGGCCGTGGGAACAGCAATTGGCAAAAATCCCATTGCTTATCTCATTCCTTGTCACCGTGTGATCCAAACATCCGGTTTATTTGGTGGGTACAGGTGGGATCCAAATCGGAAACGAATGATCATTGCTTGGGAACAATCTAAAAAGATGTCACCAAACAATGATTTATTGAATTCGGGAAATATTGCCGAATAATGAATTTAGATATGTCTGGTGTGAGAGACAAGAAAGAATCCCACCAACAAAAAACTTTGTGCAATTAAATAGGTGACCCAGGGAACTTGGAATTCCCATTTTGGGTGTCTTGTTCCATTGATTGTTGTTTCTCCCATCACCGCATCGGAAAGAAGGAAAAACCCAGCACCAATTGCTAAATACATCCAAACTCCACCAAATGCTAGATAGGCGTTGAAACATAAAGAAACAAAAAAACACAAAATCAGCCCATAAACAAAGGCAGAAGCCATTACCCATTTAGAACGATTGGGATTGTACACTCGGAAGTAAAAAATCAGGGCTGGTAAAATTAATAATACAATGGTGACGGCATAAGGTAAAACACCGGTATAAAGTTCATTCCAAGAGGTTAGTTTCCAGAAGGATAATAAAAAGAAAACTTGGGCAATGGCAAAACTAAAAATTCCGCCAAGAACTGGATCTTCCATTTGTTTTTTAGCAATTGGGAACTGAAGGTTAAACCAATCTCCTAAAAAAGAAAACCCGATAGCGTATAGCGGATAAGCAAATCGTGCATGCCCTAATTGAAATAATAACCAA is a genomic window of Leptospira bourretii containing:
- the hrpB gene encoding ATP-dependent helicase HrpB, coding for MSPPLDPFPVLAALQSIVDSIQKNPVTILDAPPGTGKTTVLPTELLKAGLSFGKKICILEPRRIASKNAAKRISQSLNESLGETVGYRVRFDTKVGKNTKIEFVTDGILTKILLADPELKEYGLIVFDEFHERRMDSDLCFALARRTQEVFRNDLKILVMSATLEGQNFESIGIQTKPIHVSANPHPLEIFHMGDSQKKINERLLDLIPKAVEQTEGDILVFLSGKKEIQILRNQLESLTVIKSNTVVYGLYGDMDLSDQEKIFLPSLSGKKKIILSTNIAESSVTIPGVRIVFDTGYHKHVIFDSESGVSHLVKDRISLSSAKQRAGRAAREGKGLVYRLWSKDEENSFLDRTKPEILEGDIDRLVLEIKSWGEEIHQLPFLDSPIKGSVARSTNRLKLLGCLDTNTNLTNLGKECLRYPLPIRLGKILAILPKEKENIIADIVSLVGKENTGTDAKTFPEENHPSQFPFELRIIFDQILRIYREKTDFSTILSGKNRLFYLASGFPDRIAKAKTQGGKEFKLSNGKLGILNTSSIQIPECILVLDTFSFGQDLYITNYLPLDLNLIEDCFKEQIQTKVVSEKRTNQRGESFLLVKEERSLGGLILDSKESKESNETILSLALEEYITKTNWEEDWIKDSELKHFYHRVRFLVSFGVLDLNVDPMHLKQTAKEWLFPFINFDSGKLSLDKLPFLEAFKAYVGYERLNLIDSEAPVSIQVPSGSRIHLNYDGIEPELHVKLQELFGLKSLPKLANGKVNILIHLLSPARRPVQITKDLESFWNHGYHEVKKELKGRYPKHPWPEKPWEAVPTKHLNHTKRS
- a CDS encoding methylated-DNA--[protein]-cysteine S-methyltransferase; protein product: MDSNHKHYEIIKNSIEYLLEHFEEQPNLDVLAERVSLSPFHFQKVFRAWAGVSPKEFLQFVTISHAKQLLKESNILDTTYSLGLSSTGRLHDLFVKLEAMTPGEFKRGGEGMVLQYEVFPSAFGEILLVSSERGIQSLQFIESLDQGIQETKKEFPNAIWKEGGSNEHQKLKDYFQNFVFPESPVPLYLYGTEFQFKVWKSLLKIPMGSLCTYGDIAESIGQPSAQRAVGTAIGKNPIAYLIPCHRVIQTSGLFGGYRWDPNRKRMIIAWEQSKKMSPNNDLLNSGNIAE
- a CDS encoding lysoplasmalogenase family protein gives rise to the protein MVYYLILTTIPVAIISAFFIHWFTLQDEPNPLKRLKHSRGIYIGFSFQILLFAWLLFQLGHARFAYPLYAIGFSFLGDWFNLQFPIAKKQMEDPVLGGIFSFAIAQVFFLLSFWKLTSWNELYTGVLPYAVTIVLLILPALIFYFRVYNPNRSKWVMASAFVYGLILCFFVSLCFNAYLAFGGVWMYLAIGAGFFLLSDAVMGETTINGTRHPKWEFQVPWVTYLIAQSFLLVGFFLVSHTRHI